The sequence below is a genomic window from Silene latifolia isolate original U9 population chromosome 7, ASM4854445v1, whole genome shotgun sequence.
ccctaaaagatgagccttaaaacaaaattgggggaaatgaaaataaagcttactagtagatgaggattgaagagaggattccaaatatataatttttatgagatttggtggagaaatgaaggatttatggtggatttagggattgtaaggaggatttttgagatgaatttggtgtttgatgaagggaagagagagaatgagaattgaggaaatgaaagatgaagaggagacccatggaggatgggagggtgcatggtttggggtagggtgtttgggtgagtttcaattgtttacgttttggttcgtttcgacggaaattagaaatattcgtcgaacgcgatttccgagaaaattaaagttcttaaacacgattttactaaaagattaagtactcatatacCCAaaatccaaactcgtttacccaacgaccgtaagaaatgggaaaatcccaattttacgacttttatccgaaatctattttattaaaggaaaaggtttaaatatagtttaaatcacttttaaatatttctaaactatcaaaaataattacatttcttcaaaataaaataagattatattttatcaaataaattttatttcaaataaattaatattaaattaaaatagattaaaatattacttttaaaatataataaaggtcttcaaaattacgtggtgttacaatcatccctccttttaagaagtttcgtcctcgaaacttgcaaGTACAAAACGAAAATATAATAAGGACGAACTCAACTTTCCAAGGGCGAaaatcaaaacattcaaaacaaaTTGGAATTTCAAAAGATGATCCTTCAAAAAGGGCTTAAGAAAACTTTCAAAAGCACGATGTCCATATCAAGGGAATGAGAGAACTCTTGATTCATACAAGCGCGCTATCATTCCGAATCAAGGACAAATCAAAATacgaaatcattcgccgataagtgcagaactagctatcagacgtctccaataacgaatcCTGACAACGAATCAACGCCAAAACAAAATGAAAGCGAAAAGTCAAATGCAGTTGTTATAGAAAAATGTTAAATCATTTTTCAAACCTTACCAGAAGTCAAGTTTTCCaaatataatacaaattttaACAATGAATCGAAAAGTTAACTCACATTGGTCCGAAATTACACAAgacgagaaatagcttaggtatcaaatcgaacaccaatgttgaaagagagtgagaaatcattttcaaatgttatagaaagaggtcaatttgtagatttaactccaaatttaaaataatgaaccaaaagtttactcaaactagatagaatctatgcaagatggaaaacaactcgggaacgagaagtgcaagtcgcgatagggaactcacacccaacagacaagaaggaattgaactcCTAAAGGTGGAATTTTgggatgaagtcaataaagatgtcaacgaacaagaagctttactcaaaaggtcaaatgagttccaaaaaggcgaactcaacggaacaagccagaatagcaagaatgacaattgtcggagatcggaattaggaagatcggtacatcaAGAAAGGTTattcactcaattttccaaccacaaagtcatcctactaggtcctctgaacatcaacagggcaacaaccagaggccacactaatccaaagagccatctgaaccactcatcgacaagtctacttataagctaatccttgagacaatcctatcctctacaattataacttaacaatttctcaatcaaaatgtttccaccaatatcctccaccgaacaaaatcaaaattcaaagtcgaaactagtaacaatattatacccttaccaagattcaatatttccaaacgcattcatgcttgaaaccaacccacaagcaacaagttgcactatccaatccataattagcactaactataagataaatgggttcatcacacaaatcatctgatcggtttacacaagattcactatcctacttcccaacaatattccaattccaatagaaagattcctcaaaggattaaatataaggtccaaacttacaataacattccacaaacttagctatcaatccccaataccgtaaagtaaggctcaaatgacaaacgaacaatccccgaacgaacaatgcccaaaacaaatccaaaataaccatagaaatactccaccaaggtaaactaatcccattagtctcatcGTCAAATCGAAACCAAAGTGAGTCTTATACCACCTAATCACGCGAACCTCAAATTgcaaggagactacaacattgccatcataagaattccatcaaaaatctaACTCTCATATCACATGGTCAAATACAGACTTTAGTTTTCCATTAGTCTTTCAGGAGGAATAACTTTAGTTTTCTCATATAGGCTTTCATTGGTCATTTATCCTAATAACTTTAGTCTCATCATTGGTCATTTATCCTAATAACTTTAGTTTTCTCATATAGGCTTTCAGGAGGTAGTCAATTACCACATGGATATGATGAGACTAAAAATAAGAAATCAATTTACAGAAAGCTATAACAAGTGCAAGAAACAATTTTTCAagtgatgtgtacctggtctctgcaggatgCAGAGACTTATTTGAGATAATATTCTGGGTGCCAATATGACACAAACAGATGTCTTGGTTGCCGATACGAATAGGGACCAGGTGCTGGGACCAGGCATGGTGAATCAGATACAGGGACTGGGTGTGGGATTCAGGTACTGCGACCAGGGCTCTTCTGGTTCTAGTTTAGACAGGCAGATGTGGTACTAGGGTTTCCCTGATTCTGGTTCGGACAGCAGAGGTGGTACTAGGGTTTCCCTGATTCTGCTTCCTTTGGCTGATGGCTCCTACAAATGGGCTACGCAGAAGTCTGGCTCACTCTGGGTCCTGCCTTTCATCTGGTCATTTTTCCTGCCTCCTCAGGTTTCGCCTCTACTTCCTCATGCATCCTGCTTCCGACTTCCTGCTCCCTGGAATTCCGTTTCAGGTTCCTCCTGCTTCCTGGATTTCCGTTTCAGGTTCCTCCTGCTTCCTGCCTCCTGGAAGTTAAGAGAAGATAGGTGGTCGAGACTTATTTATTCTACTAGATCTCAGCGTGTTGGGGACCTTGTTCTGGGTGCTGATGAGGTTAGCTCCCCGAAAATGCTGCTGGTTGGGCTAGCTGTCGGAAAATGCTGCTGGAGAGGTCATCTCCCCTAAAGTGATGCTGAGGCTGCTGATGTTCCTGAGCCAGAGCTAGTTCCTGCAAGAGAAGGTCAAACAGAGCAAGGTAGAAAAGCTGGTGTAGCTGCTGTCGAGGAGAGAATCATGTTAGGAGGACCtctcttctatcatgtttgtaCTTTTGTTTATGAATGCCTGGCGACTTGGCCTTTTTGTATTTTGctttgttttgaatttttttcaGAGATGTAGACTGGGTATGAAACTCGCTTTAGAAGCTCCATATGAGATGCTACCCTGTGAGGGTGACCATTGGAATAAGCATCCAAGCTCCTGGCGGATTGCGTGTTGATTGATGTTATTGTGTAGCGATTCttatatttcaattgtttctttgcGAGCTCTGATAGTTCATGCAGGACGCTCATTCTGGTTTTCCACTTGCTAGATTTGATCTGCTTCCTATCATGTAATCGTAGGACAAAGCGAGACATGCCATGTTAGTTTCATTAAATTCAAATAATTGACGATGAAGATTACCTGTGTACTCTGAATTTTTAGCACCGTTCGTTCCGGGTTCAGCTTACCCATGTTGACTGAATTTAttgtatccactagaatttttcTTACGGTGTAGTTTCTATGTACGATGTTATGATAAGAGCAACCAGGCGGTGTTTCTGAGTATAGGCGATCTCCTTTTGTTTCTGTGGCATGCCTTTTTCGCATTTGAGTATTTTAGGTGGTAGAGTTTTGATCCACATGTTGTCACGTTAATTATTCTAGCACAAATAGAGGTGTAAATGGTAGAACCTGACTCGTGGAGCTTATTTTACTGGACCtgcccccacgtgataacaggtggtgGCTCCTTCAGGCTTTCAGGTCCTGCAAGAGTGTTAGAGACATGCAAAATAGTACCAAATATATTCCCACCTAACGACACTCCTGCAGATGTCTGCCCCCAGGGTCGCTGGTTAGTGGAGTTGTAGTGACACTGGTTCAGTTTGTCAATCTGGTTCCTGCTGGCTGAAAGTTCCTGCAACAAGGAGGAATTTAACTCAGAACTACAAGATACGGTGTTACCTGATGCTGCCTCCATTCTGGTCATTAAGAGAGAGCATCAGGATACTAGGCATCCAGGGTATAGCCTGGCGTCTATGTTTACTGTAGGCTCCAGATTGTCTCTCTGCAACTTGCTTCTGAATTTCCATCTGGAGCACCAACACGACGTCTAGGGATCTCTGGTCCAGAGATTCTGGAGGTCCTGATCTGCCCCCATCCTGGTACCTTCGAGTTTGTACCCCTGTACTGAACATTCCCGTTGGTCCATCTTCTGCTGGTACACTTGTTGCTGGTACGCTGCTGGCGGTTTCTGGTGCAGTGACAATTCCTGCTCTGGTAGCTAGAGGTTGGAGGGACTCTGGTGTCCAGATCTGCTATAGAACTCTAGAGGAACTATGGGGAGATTCGATTCTCGCCAAAGATCGGGATGAATTTCCGGGACAGATTTCTTTGGAGGACCTTGGGAAACAACAGGGACCAGATCTTCGGCTTCGGGGAGCAGATCTACTGCTGGATTCCGGAGGAATTCCGGGAACCTGACCTGCTGCTGGCCTCGAGGGAAATTCCGGGGACCAGACCTGCTGCCGGACTTAGGCTTCTGAAGGAACTTCGGGGACCAGATTTGCTGCCGGACTCTGGGACCAGATCTGTTGCAGGTCTCTGATGCGGGACTTCTAGAGGAACCCTAGAAGCTGATCTACTGCTGGCTTCCGGGGAGGGTCCCAGGAAGCAGATTTATGGCTGACTTCTGGAGGAACTCTGGACGCAGATCTGCTGCTGGCTTCTGGCGGAGGATTCCAGGAAGCTCTGACTTCTGGCGGAGGATCCCAAGAAGCAGATCTGCTGCAGGCTTCCGAGAAGGGTCCCAAAAAGTGCTGGCTTCTAGCGGAGGATCCCAGGAAGCAGATCAACTGCTGGCTTCCGAGAGGGGTCCCATAAAGTGCTGACTTCTGACGGAGGATCCCAGGAAGCAGATCTGCTGCTGGCTTCTAGGGAGGATCTCTGGAAGCAGATCTGCTGCGGGCTTTCGGGGAGGGTCCCAGGAAGCAGATCTATTGATGGCTTTCAAATGACTTCATGGATATTGAGGAGATCTTGCTCGCTAGGGGACATGCACCGAATACTGACTTGATGACAACTTGACTATAGAGATCGATCACCATGCCCctcggtgggcgccaaactgttttggtaaatttctaccaattagggttaaagtgaccgctctttttagcctcgtattggggggttaaattatatgtgatttgtgacggaatatgtaTGTAATTAAGACGGAGTAACGAGGTAAGCAAAGTAAAGGACAAAATAAGCTaataatgacacaagagattttggtgacgcggaaaacccgatgtgggaaacaaccgcggggggagtggGAATCCCGCCAATAGTCCACTATGTAATAATCAGAGTACAATTAAAATATACAATTGTCTAGATCTGATGAGGAATAACTTATCTAGTGGTGTAGATGACATGCAAGTCGAACGTCAATGGCTATTTGTGGGTTGGCACTGTTTATACGTTGGTTATTTGTATTGTGATGTTGGTGGAGACATGCTCATGATTAGATAATCATTGCCTCATGATTATAAGGATTATAAGGAATATTTGATGGTGTTTGTGATGCACATTAGCTAGTTTTCTTGTTCTATCGTAGGTTTGGGATGGTGCACACCGTCTTGTCTAGTTGTGTGTATGTCAATATGGATCCCTTCTCTTGTTTGtcttccttgtatttatagtgaataaacctAGTGGGTTTATTAGGGTTCCCCACTTAATTGTcttgttcctcaaggtagagTTTGGACTTTCCTTATTCAGAATATGACAATAATTAGGATTTCCTTACTTTACCCGAGATCTTATTAGTGTTTCAGTCCAAGTCGAACTCTCCTTCACCTGCTGTCCTTCTCCGAATTATCCAGACCTGCCTCCCTGGCTGCTCGGTCCATGGGCCCGACTCCCCATGTATGTAATGGGTCCATTACTCATTAATAACCCACTTATCTCGTGCCACGTAGCCCAGGCAAAATACGGTAATTTTGGCCCTAACATACATTATTACGTTTTAACTTAGACGAAATAAGAGCAATATAATTGGTATATATAATAAATTTCAGTGCTTACACAAGCTGTTATGATGCTTATGATGAAACAGTAAAAAGCGATGTAGACAACCTTGGAGACACAAAATTTTTGCAATATGATTTTGCGACTTTGAAAGCTGCAACAAGAAACTTCTCGTCTGAGAACAAGTTGGGTCAAGGAGGGTTCGGAACTGTTTACAAGGTAATTGAACCGCCCATACTATGTGCTATCAAGTTGGCCAAGCTAAGGCGACCTTAGTACTTGAATCTTAATGTCGATTTGATTAAATTCACAGGGAATACTTGAGAATGGAGATAACCACCTAGCAATTAAGAGGCTCTCCGGCACCTCAGGACAAGGTACCAAAGAATTCATGACAGAGGCCCGACTCTTGGCTAAGCTTCAGCACAAAAATCTCGTAAAGCTTGTGGGATTTTGCTCTGAAGGAGATGAGAAATTGCTCATCTATGAATTTATGTCTAATGCTAGTTTGGATGGGTTCTTATTTGGTAAATGATCTTTCacaacttcatattggttttggTCTGATTTGGTTGTGTTGTGGTGTTGTAACCATACTTGTTACCacgatgtgacgattgagcttgTCGTTCATTGTTCGTTAGATATGAAAGTGTGTTGTAATCTGACTTTTGTTACGGTATTTCAGATCAAATCAAGCGACCTCTATTAAACTGGGCAACACGGTCCAATATAATAATGGGAATTGCAAGAGGTTTGCAATATCTTCATGAAGATTCCCGACTCACAATCGTACATCGTGATCTTAAACCTGGCAACATTTTATTGGACAATGAAATGAATCCCAAAATAGCCGACTTTGGATTAGCAACACTCTTTGAAGGTGCACAAAAGTTTGGGAACACCAGTCGCATTGTTGGAACCATGTATGTCTaacccttgaatttttcaaatttttctattttttttatttcttgttAATGTAATTTCATATTTGCCTTCTATATTTAACATAGTACTGCAACTATAATGTATTAAAAAAATTGCACACTTAATCGCTTGCAGAGGCTACATGGCGCCAGAGTATATGACAACAGGAGAATACTCTGAGAAATCAGATGTCTATAGTTTTGGCATCATGCTTTTGGAGATCGTAAGTGGTCAGAACAACATAAAATTTTATCAGGCGCGACAATCAAAGGAGGACCTTCCGGTTCACGTAAGTCATCCAATCCCCATGCCAGGTTAAATATCTAATCACACGTATTGATTGAAATGAATTGGAGGTAGTATGTTCTACAAACCTTGTACATACATGCATCAAACTTTACCATTTTGTTTCACATTTTGTGCTGCTAGTCCAATCAGATAATCTCAACATTGTGTTACTGACTAAGTATTTGTTGCATTATGTATGTTAATGATGACAAGTCCTTCATCTTTTTTGTTCCCTCTTATCTTATGCTTGTGAGGAAGTTGTATGGCAGGTTAACATGGAGATTATTTCTGCTCGAAAGACGGATAAAGCTTCAGTCAAGCCATggtccatgtctagctaaatgtAAGAGTACAAATGCTTAAAGATACGGCTTGACGTTTTATTAGACATGGCACAAAAAATCTTTTTAAAGGTTGTTTGACTCTAAAAGATTTTCAAGGTGCTAAATATTCTCGGCAAATATTCTTTATGATAtgcacttgctttgttcaaagcaatttccttatttttataTAAGATCTTCTAAAGTTGTTAAGAAGTTGTTTTGAAAATATCTTATCAAATATTTGGAGTTATATTTTATTGGAAGAATCTTTTTGTTGCCTAACTTTATAGGAGTGATCATAACAAATCTCTTCTATAAATATTAGGGCTTTGGCAATCAGTTGACCATCGATTAGAAGAGTAAAAAAAGCTTCATTGTTTTAGAAATTCATTTCAATCGTGCAGAAGCTTTAAAAAGTCTTTGTAGTTTAGCAAAGTTTGTTTGGGAAATTTCAATtgtttttcttttgcaaaaactACACTGGCCGTGTCTCTTAAATCGTCTTCAAGTACTTAAAGGCTTTATACTCATTAAGACTTTTTTGTTCTCCATCGTTCCAATTGTTGAACCTTATAAGGAGACAATTTGTGTTGTAattttcaatttgtgagagagtattttattggggtacggggttgtactcgagtcgcacgatcggggttgatcgtgggggttttctttgtaatcgggtttggttataaagaaaatattaataagagagagggtggacgtagacctttagagagtaggtcgaaccacgttaaaaatcttgtgtctcgtgccttttctctttatttgttttatttctcGTTCTTTCTTATAGATCTTGTTTCACGCATACGAACAGACACAATTCGTATTGTTTGAACAGTCACCGAGACTGTTCAATTCGCCTGTGTACTGTTTCAGTATCGAACGAGAACTATCCATTCGctttaaagtttaattttttaaaagggtacttaattcaccccctccccctcttaagtaccggatcgataaactcaacaattggtatcagagcctcgtgctcttgattgccttacAGCAAAGAGTTTGATCCTTTTTgagtttatctttttatttttttattttctcaTGAATTCCAAATTTGTCAAATGTCCTGTCTTTGATGGCACGGACTATGGCTGGTGGAAAAATCGTATGATGCATTTCATACAAGGAACAGATTACGAATGTTGGGTAATCATCGAAAATGGTCCTCTAGCTATCACTACCACCAATGCTAATGGTGTGTCTAGTGCAAAAGCGCCCAAGGACTACACATCCGATGATTACAAAAAGGCGGAGAAGAATGCTAGGGCCATATCACTCTTGCAATCCGGAATTGGCAAATCAGAAACTAGTCGGATTGCAGGATGTAAAACGGCCAAACAAATATGGGATAGTCTAGCACTAGCCTATGAGGGGACCGTGCAAGTAAAGAAACAACGTATTGATCTCTTAATGCAACAATACGAATCCTTTAGAATGCACGAGGATGAACCAATAAAGAGTATGTCTTCACGCTTTTCAGCTATAACTAACGAACTTTCAAATCTTGGTCGACAATTTGAAACCGAGGACATTGTCCGTAAAATTTTAAGAAGTCTTACCAAGAAATGGCGACAAAAGGTCACGGCCATTGAAGAGTGTAGGGATTTAACCACTCTTACCTATGAAGCTTTAATGGGATCTCTTATGGCACACGAAATAACTCTTCATAATGATGCCGATGAGAAACCCAAAGCTAAGGGACTAGCCTTGAATGCCATCTCAAGTGATAATGAAAGTGATCTTGAGGAGGAAGTTGCCTCGCTATCCAAACGAATTGCTAAAATAATTAGAAAGCAAAATCAAGAAAAGTTCGAAAGTTATAAGCCGAAAAAATCTGTTTCTTCGTCTTCTTCACCACGACCAAAGTCTAAAATGGGCTGTTTTGGATGTGGTGATCAAGATCATCAAGTTCGAAATTGTCCCAAATGGAAAGATGAGAGTTCTAAGGATAGCCGTGAAAAATCTAAGCAAGAGTTCAAACGTGCAATGATTGCTGCAGTTTGGGGTGAGTCTGATTCAGAAGACGATGAACCCATCAAAGAATCAGAAGAAAAGCTCCGTTTCAGATCTACTTACAAACCAAGGACACAACGTAAGAAGTATGTTGACTCCTTCAAGTGCCTCATGGCTAATTCTGAAGCATCGGATAGCGAATCTGATGACGAGGTAAGTCTCTCAAATCTTAAAGTTCAAATTAGGTCTTTATCTAAAAACAAAATTTTGAGATTACTTGATGAGACCTTGGACACTAGTTATGAACAAAAAAAGGCATCTTGATGCAATGCAATCTGAAATAGAAAGTATAGCGGAGGAGAATTTTCAGTTAAAACGTGATCTGAAGGACATAGCTAAACGAACAGTCGACCAGACTGTTCATTCTGAACTTACTGCCAATAACGAGTCTCTTGTTAATAAGATTCATGATTTAACTAAGGAACTTGACGAGATTAAAAGAGTACATGTTACTAGTTCAACCACTTATTCCGAAATTCGTTCCAAATTTGATAGACTCAATGTTGATTATGACGCTCTCCTTGATAATAATAAGAAATTACTTGTGAAAGTTAGAAATTTGGAGACCGATTTGAGTAATGCCCGAAATGTGGTTGCTAAATGGGAAGGTAGTGGTCTTGTGCTAAACTTTCGGTTAATCAATCTAAGAACACTAATAAACTTGGATTAGGTTATGACTCCCATTCTGACTTCAAACAAAATAGTTCACCACACCGCATCTTGTTTGGGTCCTGCAGAAAGTAAACACACCACCGGACTGTTCAAAACAGAATGACTCTAGTAGTGCTGGGTTTAATAGACCTGAACCCAATGAAAGAGACTTTCGAAAGCGTAAGTATGTGGGTCTACCTGAGTACATCATGTGCAAATTTTGTGGTAAAACAGGACATGTATTTAATGCTTGTAAGAAGCGGTTAGGTCACTTGGAACAAAATTTTAAGATTGTCAAGAAAATGTAGATTCGAAAGGACTTATTGGCACAAGTGACTAACCaaaagggacccaaattaatTTGGGTGCCCAAGTCCAAAGTATAGTTCGTTTTGCAGGCTAAAGTGAGAGGGAGCAACATGCTTTGATCATAATAATTTTTGTTGCTCAAGGTGCATATGGGACGATATTCTTTTCTTGCCTCTCACATAGAGCCTACAAAGTGGAGGTGTGAAACATAAATTGGTAAAGTGTTTCAAGTTTATTCACACTTCAAGTAAGGATGGTAAGAACTTGTCAACTCTTAATCTTGTGTTATACATGTATCATGAGAAGTATAAAAGGGTAGTTGGTATGTATATTCTTAAACTCTTGGCTTACTACCTGTTATGTTATATTCTTCATCTTGGATATAAAGATATATCTAACATCATTAAGCATATGTgcagatgatgaagaagaagaagaagaagaagaagaagaagaagaagaagaagaagaagaagaagaagaagaagaagaagaagaagaagaagaagaagaagaagaagaagaagaagaagaagaagaagaagaagaagcctaCGAGGAGTTGATGAGTAAAACCAGATCGAAGTCTGTCAGACAGTCCACTGAACTGTTCAGATAACATCGTTCTCAAGAAATTGGAAATAGAACAGACTTCTGAACTGTTTCTATCATGAAAAAGGCTCAATTCTAGGCAGAAGCCGTGAACACTTGTTATATTCTTTATAGTGCTTCTATTAGAGTTATCCTTAAGAAAACGTCTTATGAGCTTCTTTATGGGCGAAAGCCAAACATATCATATTTCCGCTGCTTTGAATCAAAATGTTTCGTTCAtaataatttgagaaaatttgATCCAAGAAGCGATGTGACGGTTTTTATAGGATGTTCAAAAGAAAGCAAGGATTATAAAGTTTTCAATAAGAGAACCATGAGCTTCAAGAGAGTGTGCATATAATATTTGATGAAACTAATGTTCTTAATGTTTAATTACAGGATGATGATGATTTCGAGATTGCATTTGTAGATGATGATCCCCTTGATTTAGAAGAAGAGCCTTCTTCGTCATTAGAAGGAACATGCGCTGAAGAGCCCACAAATTCAGGGGGAACTGA
It includes:
- the LOC141590759 gene encoding putative cysteine-rich receptor-like protein kinase 31; this encodes MADFWRNSGRRSAAGFWRRIPGSSDFWRRIPRSRSAAGFREGSQKVLASSGGSQEADQLLASERGPINAYTSCYDAYDETVKSDVDNLGDTKFLQYDFATLKAATRNFSSENKLGQGGFGTVYKGILENGDNHLAIKRLSGTSGQGTKEFMTEARLLAKLQHKNLVKLVGFCSEGDEKLLIYEFMSNASLDGFLFDQIKRPLLNWATRSNIIMGIARGLQYLHEDSRLTIVHRDLKPGNILLDNEMNPKIADFGLATLFEGAQKFGNTSRIVGTIGYMAPEYMTTGEYSEKSDVYSFGIMLLEIVSGQNNIKFYQARQSKEDLPVHILFHAYEQTQFVLFEQSPRLFNSPVYCFSIERELSIRFKV